A stretch of Electrophorus electricus isolate fEleEle1 chromosome 3, fEleEle1.pri, whole genome shotgun sequence DNA encodes these proteins:
- the amotl2a gene encoding angiomotin-like 2a, whose amino-acid sequence MRTAEDSSGTVLHRLIQEQLRYGNPTDARTLLAIQQQALRGGSSGWVTGSPRSSLESLTQEESQFLQMSTRQEPQGQEHQGDCPHSESPVCHLYQLHTEELPTYEEAKAHSQYLASQRGHAGQQQGDPETPELEQDPGTWDLKREHARSLSERLMQLSLERNSVHDSAPMTSSHSYPQLSGGHAGAAAHGGSEQRGPPPEYPFAVKAPGYMLSHSQENGHYIKEVPLALYSQLHRYVPAQPQAARHNTLPALPPAGQEVIVGGYSIPAPNPQIEQLMKENDRLKREVESYSEKAARLQKLEKEIQRISEAYETLMKGSAKRETLEKTMRSKLESEIKRLHDFNRDLRDRLETANKQRAVMEEQDHSKQAFAKLAEQNEEHQQAREHLEGELKRLRASAEDWCRRREALEQALVSAQARNRQLEEDLCKKRAYVAKVEKLQSALTQLQAACEKREALELRLRTRLEQELKSLRTQQWQCQGQQVGGASLPTQSMSPLQQRLREREERILALEADITRWEQKYLEESTMRQFAMDAAATAAAQRDTTIIKHSPGHSPDNSFNEDLPSSSHRHREMENRIRALYAKLLEKDAVIKVLQQRSRKEQGRPEPVRLRPARSVPSISAASVVVRPKGKSLSDDQTAATPLFSAACLPPQAPNRDRSTQCDEPSDETSAEPEPAAGPAAPERGPVPSSDATAELLQTQTPPSTDRSTNGGANDLVEILI is encoded by the exons ATGAGAACCGCGGAGGATTCCTCAGGCACGGTTCTTCACCGGCTCATCCAGGAGCAGCTACGATATGGGAACCCCACAGACGCACGCACCCTCCTGGCCATCCAGCAGCAAGCCTTGCGCGGAGGCAGCAGCGGGTGGGTCACAGGCAGTCCCCGCTCCTCCCTGGAGAGCCTCACCCAGGAGGAGTCACAGTTCCTCCAGATGTCCACAAGGCAGGAGCCCCAGGGCCAGGAGCACCAGGGCGACTGCCCGCACTCTGAGAGCCCTGTGTGTCATCTCTACCAGCTCCACACGGAAGAGCTCCCCACCTACGAGGAGGCGAAGGCTCACTCGCAGTACTTGGCCTCCCAGAGGGGTCATGCTGGACAGCAGCAGGGTGACCCGGAGACACCCGAGCTCGAGCAGGACCCTGGCACGTGGGACCTGAAGCGCGAGCACGCCCGGTCGCTGAGCGAGCGCTTAATGCAGCTCTCGCTGGAGAGGAACTCTGTCCACGACAGCGCACCCATGACTTCCTCGCACAGCTACCCCCAGCTGTCTGGGGGCCACGCAGGCGCGGCCGCGCACGGAGGGTCCGAGCAGCGCGGGCCACCCCCGGAGTACCCCTTCGCCGTCAAAGCCCCGGGATACATGCTGAGTCATTCGCAGGAAAACGGACACTATATCAAAGAGGTCCCTCTAGCTCTCTACTCCCAGCTTCACAG GTATGTTCCGGCCCAGCCGCAGGCGGCTCGACACAACACCCTACctgcactgccccctgctggacaggAGGTCATAGTCGGTGGTTACAGCATCCCCGCTCCTAATCCTCAGATCgagcagctgatgaaggaaaaTGACAGGCTGAAGAGGGAAGTGGAGAGCTACAGCGAGAAAGCGGCCAGGCTGCAGAAG ctggagaaggagattCAGAGGATATCGGAGGCTTACGAGACCCTTATGAAGGGATCTGCAAAGAGAGAGACCCTGGAGAAAACCATGCGGAGCAAGCTCGAATCGGAAATCAAGAGACTTCATGACTTCAACCGAGACCTTAGGG ATCGCCTGGAAACAGCTAATAAACAGAGAGCAGTCATGGAAGAGCAAGACCATAGCAAGCAAGCATTCGCCAAACTGGCGGAGCAGA ATGAGGAGCATCAGCAGGCGCGAGAGCATCTGGAGGGCGAGCTGAAGCGTCTGAGGGCCTCCGCGGAGGACTGGTGCCGGCGGCGAGAAGCCCTGGAGCAGGCCTTGGTGTCAGCCCAGGCACGGAACAGGCAGCTGGAGGAGGATCTGTGCAAGAAGCGGGCCTACGTGGCGAAGGTGGAGAAGCTGCAGAGTGCCCTCACCCAGTTGCAGGCCGCCTGCGAAAAGAGAGAAGCCCTGGAGCTGAGGCTCCGCACCCGGCTTGAGCAAGAGCTGAAGAGCCTGAGGACGCAGCAG TGGCAGTGTCAGGGGCAGCAGGTGGGCGGAGCCTCCTTGCCCACCCAGAGCATGTCCCCCTTGCAGCAGAggctgagggagagggaggagcggATCTTGGCCCTGGAGGCCGACATCACCCGCTGGGAGCAGAAGTACCTGGAGGAGAGCACCATGCGACAGTTTGCCATGGACGCGGCGGCTACCGCTGCCGCccagag AGACACGACCATCATCAAGCATTCACCGGGGCACTCGCCCGATAACAGTTTCAACGAAGACCTGCCGTCATCCAGCCACAGGCATCGGGAGATGGAGAACAG gATCCGGGCCCTCTACGCCAAACTGCTGGAGAAAGACGCCGTGATCAAAGTCCTGCAACAGCGTTCGCGGAAGGAGCAGGGTCGCCCAGAGCCTGTCAGACTCCGGCCCGCCCGGTCCGTGCCCTCCATCAGCGCTGCGTCCGTCGTCGTTCGGCCTAAAG GGAAGAGCCTCTCAGATGACCAGACGGCAGCCACGCCCCTGTTCTCTGCCGCGTGCTTGCCTCCCCAGGCCCCGAACCGCGACCGCAGCACCCAGTGCGATGAGCCTTCAGACGAGACAAGTGCCGAGCCTGAGCCTGCCGCTGGGCCAGCTGCTCCGGAACGCGGTCCCGTGCCCAGCTCTG ACGCTACTGCTGAACTGCTGCAGACCCAGACTCCTCCGAGCACAGACAGGAGCACCAACGGCGGCGCCAACGACCTGGTGGAAATTCTCATTTAG